In Pelodiscus sinensis isolate JC-2024 unplaced genomic scaffold, ASM4963464v1 ctg34, whole genome shotgun sequence, the genomic stretch TTCCATTCTCACTGGAGGGAGAGATAGGATCAACAGCCATAACTGCCTCTTTGGAAGGTCCCATTCTGCTtgtggggagggagctggccaGCTGCTATAACTACCAGTTTGGAAGGCCCCATTCTCATGGGTCTTTGGCTGACACCGACTGagaccagaaaaaaaatcctggaaaaaTTATATATTGTTGAGAGACTAAAGAAAATGTGATCTCTAAGTTGAGCTGTGGCTATTTCTTACCACTCCCTCCCAGTGACATGGTTTATCCCAGTCATTGGTGCTTCTCTTGCTCCTGGAAGGAACCATTTTTTTCTGGGGAGGATGTTTTTTTAATATCAGGGGAAggccatcagatttattttgtctGTCAGAAAAAATTCATTAAAAGTTCTCCTGTTGCATTATTGGCTCCTTTTCAATCTAGAGGAGAGGTTAAAAATCCCAGATCCGGAGGCCCTGCAcatagagaggggaaggggagtgaaCTCACCTTAtatagtgggggaagggagctcaaGGATCCCTATATGGTGTGGAAGGAAGTAAATCCAAGCCCATAGGGGAGGGGCACGACTCCTGCAAGAtttgtctatgggtatgtctacactagccccctagttcgaactagggagactaatgtaggcattcaaagttgcaaatgaagcccgggatttaaatatcccgggttttatttgcatgttcccaggcgggcgtcatttttaaatgccccgtagttcgaactgattgcctgtggctacacgcggcagtcagaagttaatccacaagttaattcgaactaatgacttagtttgaattaccgtttgactgctgcgtgtagccgcaggcagttagtttggactagtggaatttcaaaatggtgactggaaaggaacatgcaaataaagcccgggatatttaaatcccgggcttcatttgcaacttcgaatgcctacattagcctccctagttcaaagtagggggctagtgtagacataccctatgtgtgtccGTGAATCAAGGTAGTTCTTAGTAAATGTGCCACTTTTAGGGTAGCCACTTTTGGTTGGCTGTATTCTTGGATGTCTCTTCACATGGCATAAACTTTAAAGATTCATCTTTAATTACTGGAGTCTCCCAAGCAATGCTGGAAGGTTGGCCACCCTCACCACTTATTGTTAACAGAGGTTCTTAGAAATCAAAGTCAGACGGACCATTCGGCTCATCACATCTCATACACACACAGATCCTAGGATTCATTCCTCTCTGAACTAGCGCTAAACTTTTAGACAAACATCCTTGAGCCGTAGGGTTGACCGATCACAGCCGGCAGCGCATCTTGCCTTTGCCTTTCTGTCGCACATGGAAACTTTTGAGATTTATTCCCATATTCATAATGGAGCCCCTTTTGTCACACAGGCTAGAGAACAGCCCCAAGACAATTCCTACAGCAGATCTCCCAGAGAACCAACCCAGCTTGACCGAAATTTGGTCAGGGATGGAatatccaccacaacccttgatCAATTGTCCCATGATTCATTCCACTCATCCTTacaaatgtacaccttatttccagtctgagttTGTCTAACTCAATGTCCCGCCATTGGATGGGGCAAGTCCTTCTGCTGCTGGATTATACAGCCCATTATTAAGCACTTATCCCCTACGTAGATACTTATGGATTGGGCGCAAGTCACCTCTTCCCATTCTCTGAACAGACTGAGATTCTGGAGTCTTTCATTTTACTTCAGATTTTTTAATCTTTAATCATGCTCAGAGGGCTTCGTTGAGCCCTCTCTGACAAATTGCCCTTGTCTTCAGATTGTGGGTCCCAACACTGTGGTTGCACCAGGCCAAAAACAGAGCTTTTAAAACCCATCTATTCCCGAGTACCCACCTAACACAGGAATGTGCAGCATAAACACAACCGCCTCTACCTGGGTCCGCCCATGCTCCCATCTTCAACGCATCCACCGGTATGTTTCATTACTGCTAATacaacaacataagaacataaaaacagctgtactgggtcagaccaaaggttcatctagcccagtagtctgtctgccaacagtggccagcaccaggtgccccagaaagggtggaccaaagacaacgatcaagtgatttgtctcctgccatccttctccagcctctgacaaacagaggccagggacaccatttctatccctggctaatagccttttatggacctaacctccatgaaattatctagcttctccttaaactctgttatagtcctagccttcacagcctcctctggcaaggagttccacaggttgactacacgctgtatgaagaagaactttcttttattagttttaaacctgctacccattaacttcatttgatttaacttttctttattcgccctctccacactactcatgattttatatacctctatcttccctcggtcttctcttttctaaactaaaaagtcctagttgttttaacctctcttcatatgggacccgttccaaacccctaatcattttagttgcccttttttgaaccctttccaaggccaaaatatcttttttgaggtgaggagaccacatctgtacacagtattcaagttgtgggcgtaccatagttttatacaggggcagtaagatattctgtgtcttattttctatccctttcttcataattcctagcatcctaggaattatttgtctttttgaccaccagtgcacactgcgtggaagttttcagggaactgtccacgataatgccaagatctctttcctgatttgtcatagccaaattagcccccaccatactgtatgtatagttggggttatttttcccaatgtgcattactttacacttatccacattaaatttcatttgccgttttgttgcccaatcactcagtttggtgagccTTGTTCCACGCTGCTCTGAGCCTTGTTAAGAGCTGGTATCCTCAGAGACGGGATGGGGTGGAAGCAGAGCAGCTGATGGGTTGTGGTGGGAGTTTGTGGCAATGAACAGGATGCTTATCCTACCATCCCACCGAGCCAGATATTGTCCAGGGGATGGAGTTCATAGATCCGCCCCAGGTATGCAATTGCAGGTCTGTAAGATGTCTGGAGTCATTAAGCACCTGCTGACCATAAAGAAAGAGCCAAAAAGGTTGTTGGCTAGATTTTAATCACTTTGCTCAGGCCTGGCCAATGCTAAGCAGTTGGTCCACCCAACTATGTCAGCTGAGGGTGTGAAAAGCCTACACTCCAGAGGGACGTAACTAAACCCACCTAACCCCCAGCACAGCCAGAGCAAGGTTGATGGAAGAACTACTGTGTGgtacctagctactgcctctcaggcaCGTGCATTTCTGATGCTCACCCATCAAACTAGGTTGGATTTCCACTAATGAGTTACACCAATGCTGTTGCAGACCCTAAGAAGCCTCCTTCCCTATCCCTTAGTTCTCAGCCACCCTCCTCCAATCCCTGTCTCAGTTCCCCCACATGTGGCGCCTGCCCAAGAGCTGCTTAGCTAGGGCCCCCTTGACATCGGTGTTGCGAAGGCTGTAGATGACGGGGTTGAGGGTGGGGATGGCCACGGTGTAGAAAGCGGCGGCCATCTTGTCGGCCTGCGCGGAGTAGCTGCCTTCGGGCCGCAGGTACATGAAGATGAGTGTCCCATAGAGCACAGCCACagctgccaggtgggagctgcaggtggatGCAGCCCGGCACAAGCCCACCTGTCCCACAGCCCCCAAGATGAGACCATAGGATGCCAGAATGGCCAGCAAGGTGACGCTCTGGATGGTGCCACaaatggccagcagcagggcctggtTGAGGCTGGTGTCAGCACAAGCCAGGGCCAGCACAGGTGGGATGTCACAGAAGAAGCTGTTGAGGATGCGGctatggcagaggggcaggcgGAAGGCCAGGCTGGTGTGCACGGCCCCACTGGCCACTCCCGCCATGTAAGAGCCCAGCACCATCCCGCGGCAGAGGCGGGGCGGCATGGCAGCCTGGTAGTGCAGAGGGCGGCAGATGGCGGCGTAGCGATCGTAGGCCATGGCAGCCAGCAGGCAGCACTCCGCGTCCGCGGCAGCAGCAAAGAGGAACATTTGGAGAGCGCAggccaggctgggaagagtgACCCAGCCAGCCATCAGGCCCTGCAGCATGACGGGACCCACGGTGCAGCAGGAGCAGAGGTCCAACAGCGCCAGGTGGCTGAGGAAGTAGTACATGGGAGTGTGGAGTGAGCCCTCAGCCCGGATCAGAACCACCAGGCCCAAGTTTCCCATCAGGCCCAGTAGGACGACGGGCAATGCAAGAGAGAAGAGGAGCAGGCTTAGGTCTCGGCTGGAGGGGAAGCCCACGAGGAGGAAATCAGTCACCCCCGTGTGGTTTATCCCAGCCATGGAGCAGTGTGCAGATCTGTGGGGAGAGAGCATGGGTGAGAGTCTGCCCCtttgccaattccccctccccatgtggGGTTGGCACCGCCCTCTCCTGGTGTCAAGGGTCTGGTGTTAGTGGAGAGCTGGCCTGGTAGAGCGACGCAGCTACCTCTAGGATGGGTAGTTCGGGAGCAGCTCCATATAATACCCCATGACAATGTCTCACtcggtgctgagatgcagccacctctggggtggggcagctggggaacAGCCACACATGATGCCACAGGACAGCTCAGGGCATGAAGCAAAGACTAAGCCAACATCCAAGCCCACGTTAGGGAGGGCATTAGCAGGAGAAAGGAAATTGGTGAGGAAAGCTGCGTTCATGGAATTAGTGATTTaagtctgcagagctgctgagCTGGGAGGAGCTGAAGGGGTCAGGGAGATAacagcagggcctggaggcagcgTGGCCCCATGGCATGGACAGGCAGCAGGACAGGAactcaggactcctggcttctgttCCGTCTGCGTGACTTCCTGCTGCTAGGTCTCCGGTGCCCCTGATGGATTTAGACTGGGagctcccagggcagggccagtTTTTCATTTTGTGTCAGGGCAACAGCTGGCGGGACAGGGCCCTGATTTCAGTCGAAGTCAGGACAGGGCTCAGCATGAGGGGGTCTGATCTGTGCAATGTCCCCCGTCTCATCTGTAGCCTCCCAGTGGTACCATAATACACATCCTCACACCGTGTGTTGGGGacacagcccccagcccggcccctcgaTGCGACAGGGACAGCTGGTGCGGGGTGGCTGACTGAGAGACCCACGGGCTGGGTGCGATTGAGGCTGCACAGCCAGAGCACAGCAGAGATAGGGACAGTGCAGACAGCTTTGGGAGATACCCCCCGCCTCCATCCCTCAACATGGATCCCTCCATCCCAGACTGAACTGCACCCAGAGTACCCTGTGGGGGTGGTAGAAGAGGAGCCCAGGCCTGAGAGAGGAGGGAAGGACTCACAGAAGGGGTTGGGGCtgagaggtgctgatggggatggAGCATCTTGATGGGGGAATCCCCGAGAAAGGGAGGAATTAGAGAGGGGGACAGatagagagagaagaaaaactgCCTCCGCAGGGAGGGGTTGGGAGCCTTTATGGGCAAAGATTGGATGGATTCATGACtgagaacccaggaatccaggCTCCCaactctgcctcccccctcccccccgcactgaAATCACTagaccccacccctctcccagagccagggagagaacccaggcgtcctggccccACTGGCTAAGGCTGGGTCGCTCACCGAGCAGAGATGGGCTCAGGCAGCGTGAAGGTAACGAGTCTGTGCAAAGGGGATGTTCCTGGCCAGGATAATCCcgtgtcccctccctgccccgtggcACCCACCctacctgggcagcagcagggtctgTGTCTCTCGGTGCTGGTGCCTGCTG encodes the following:
- the LOC102452043 gene encoding olfactory receptor 5C1-like, whose protein sequence is MAGINHTGVTDFLLVGFPSSRDLSLLLFSLALPVVLLGLMGNLGLVVLIRAEGSLHTPMYYFLSHLALLDLCSCCTVGPVMLQGLMAGWVTLPSLACALQMFLFAAAADAECCLLAAMAYDRYAAICRPLHYQAAMPPRLCRGMVLGSYMAGVASGAVHTSLAFRLPLCHSRILNSFFCDIPPVLALACADTSLNQALLLAICGTIQSVTLLAILASYGLILGAVGQVGLCRAASTCSSHLAAVAVLYGTLIFMYLRPEGSYSAQADKMAAAFYTVAIPTLNPVIYSLRNTDVKGALAKQLLGRRHMWGN